The following proteins come from a genomic window of Macaca fascicularis isolate 582-1 chromosome 8, T2T-MFA8v1.1:
- the LOC102124095 gene encoding defensin beta 4A-like, with the protein MKVLYLLFSFLFIFLMPLPGVFGDIRNPVTCLRSGAICHPGFCPKRYKHIGICGVSAIKCCKKP; encoded by the exons ATGAAGGTCCTGTATCTCCTCTTCTCGTTCCTCTTCATATTCCTGATGCCTCTTCCAG GTGTTTTTGGTGATATAAGGAATCCTGTTACCTGCCTTAGGAGTGGTGCCATATGTCATCCAGGCTTTTGCCCTAAAAGGTATAAACATATCGGCATCTGTGGTGTCTCTGCAATAAAATGCTGCAAAAAGCCATGA
- the LOC107130570 gene encoding defensin beta 4A-like: MKVLYLLFSFLFIFLMPLPGVFGDIRNPVTCIRSGAICHPGFCPGRYKHIGVCGVPLIKCCKKP; encoded by the exons ATGAAGGTCCTGTATCTCCTCTTCTCGTTCCTCTTCATATTCCTGATGCCTCTTCCAG gtgTTTTTGGTGATATAAGGAATCCTGTTACCTGCATTAGGAGTGGTGCCATATGTCATCCAGGCTTTTGCCCTGGAAGGTATAAACATATCGGCGTCTGTGGTGTCCCTCTAATAAAATGCTGCAAAAAGCCATGA